Proteins from a genomic interval of Ndongobacter massiliensis:
- the mreD gene encoding rod shape-determining protein MreD, with protein MNKWKYALTLVVTQILQATLLSRLPIYSAQSNLVLAVVVAISILYGEKWGAYTGLGLGLLGDIIFADVLGIRALSYFLIGTFVGTVMKNTSRNRMAGVAVTFAATFFHRFFCWAIALLLRRSISVTWYFVVPLLLEAVLNAVLFLAVLFCIKQFLKPQTVHKYSGY; from the coding sequence GTGAATAAGTGGAAATATGCGCTGACTTTGGTGGTCACACAAATTCTGCAGGCGACGCTGCTTTCCCGCCTGCCAATTTATTCCGCGCAGAGCAACCTCGTTTTGGCGGTTGTCGTTGCGATTTCCATTCTTTACGGTGAAAAGTGGGGTGCTTACACCGGGCTGGGACTCGGACTGCTGGGGGATATTATTTTTGCAGATGTACTCGGGATTCGTGCCCTATCTTATTTTCTGATTGGAACTTTTGTGGGCACGGTCATGAAAAATACCTCGCGCAACCGCATGGCGGGCGTAGCGGTAACTTTTGCCGCAACATTTTTTCACAGATTCTTTTGTTGGGCCATTGCCCTGCTTCTGCGGCGATCGATTTCGGTGACGTGGTATTTCGTTGTACCGCTTCTGCTGGAAGCCGTGTTGAATGCCGTACTTTTTTTGGCTGTGCTCTTTTGCATCAAGCAGTTTTTGAAACCGCAAACGGTGCACAAATACTCGGGCTATTGA
- the radC gene encoding DNA repair protein RadC: MYNVTMKELPESERPMEKMMRRGSDGLSDAELLAIVIGTGTPRANAVELADAILRKRTKRSWLLKANVHELMAQEGIGQTKACRIVAGLSLGRRLTEQKNYKQLQLCDPRTVYHFFRTIYEPEERELFCVIFMDIKKRPIGYDIISVGTLSNTLVHPREVFRAAIQMGSHGLILSHNHPSGDPEPSPDDVAITKRLSEVGKLVGIPVLDHVIAGDGCYVSFQERRLL, translated from the coding sequence ATGTACAATGTAACGATGAAGGAATTGCCGGAAAGCGAACGGCCGATGGAAAAAATGATGCGTCGCGGCAGCGACGGATTATCGGATGCCGAATTGCTTGCCATTGTGATCGGAACGGGCACACCGCGTGCCAATGCGGTGGAACTGGCGGATGCCATTTTGCGCAAGCGCACGAAGCGCTCGTGGTTGTTGAAGGCAAATGTACACGAGTTAATGGCCCAGGAAGGGATCGGGCAGACCAAAGCGTGTCGGATTGTGGCGGGCTTGAGTTTGGGCAGGCGTTTGACCGAGCAAAAGAACTACAAGCAGTTGCAATTGTGCGATCCGCGCACGGTCTATCACTTCTTCCGCACGATCTATGAGCCGGAAGAGCGCGAGTTGTTCTGTGTGATTTTTATGGACATAAAAAAGCGCCCCATCGGCTACGATATTATTTCGGTGGGCACGTTGTCGAATACACTCGTTCACCCGCGGGAGGTTTTTCGGGCAGCCATTCAGATGGGCAGTCACGGGCTGATTCTCTCGCACAATCACCCGAGCGGCGACCCGGAGCCGAGCCCGGATGATGTCGCCATCACCAAGCGCTTGTCAGAGGTGGGTAAATTGGTGGGCATCCCCGTCTTGGATCATGTCATCGCGGGGGACGGCTGTTATGTGAGTTTTCAAGAGCGCAGATTGCTCTAA
- a CDS encoding rod shape-determining protein codes for MKYFRVVAPDLAIDLGTANTVVARLDHGIVIEEPTVVALDFRKREILAIGEQAKALIGTSPENIAAVRPLQGGAISDFDLTQALLEYYIHRAIRGISIVAPRLTISVPSGATDVESRAVQDACLQAGARDVYLVEETFASAYGADVIQENTKGTMVLNIGAGTTEVAVVSRYGVVTSETLAQGGDSIDRSIAETVRQRYGLELGENTAERLKIVLGSFHDDAQMQTFEVGGRDEATGMPKNIIVFSSDVTAAMHVFIQELVDRIHRTLEKTPPELASDIMRSGLLLTGGGAQMRGLADYLENEIGIPVTVSADPLHDTVHGVMNIMKNIDAMQKRRGRA; via the coding sequence ATGAAGTATTTTCGGGTGGTCGCGCCGGATTTGGCCATTGACCTGGGTACGGCAAATACCGTCGTTGCACGGCTAGACCACGGGATCGTTATCGAGGAGCCGACCGTGGTGGCGCTGGATTTTCGCAAGCGGGAGATTTTGGCGATCGGGGAGCAGGCAAAAGCGCTGATCGGTACGTCGCCTGAAAATATCGCGGCGGTGCGTCCGCTGCAGGGCGGCGCCATCTCGGATTTTGATTTGACGCAGGCGCTTTTGGAATACTACATTCACCGAGCCATACGCGGAATCTCCATTGTGGCGCCGCGTTTGACGATCAGCGTGCCTTCCGGCGCAACGGACGTCGAAAGCCGCGCCGTGCAGGATGCCTGTTTGCAGGCGGGCGCGCGGGATGTCTACTTAGTGGAAGAAACCTTCGCTTCGGCGTATGGGGCAGATGTCATTCAGGAGAATACCAAGGGAACGATGGTGTTGAATATTGGCGCGGGCACGACGGAGGTGGCGGTGGTTTCGCGCTATGGGGTGGTGACCTCCGAAACGCTTGCGCAGGGCGGTGATTCGATCGATCGCAGTATTGCGGAAACCGTACGCCAGCGCTATGGGCTGGAACTGGGAGAAAATACGGCGGAGCGGCTGAAAATTGTCTTGGGCAGTTTTCATGATGACGCGCAGATGCAGACCTTTGAAGTCGGCGGGCGCGACGAAGCGACCGGTATGCCGAAGAACATTATCGTTTTTTCCTCGGACGTGACCGCGGCCATGCATGTGTTTATTCAGGAACTGGTGGATCGCATTCATCGCACGTTGGAAAAGACCCCGCCGGAGCTGGCTTCTGATATTATGCGCTCCGGATTGTTATTGACCGGCGGAGGCGCGCAGATGCGCGGGCTGGCGGATTATCTGGAAAACGAGATCGGTATTCCGGTCACTGTCTCAGCGGATCCGCTGCATGATACGGTGCATGGCGTAATGAATATCATGAAAAACATTGATGCGATGCAGAAACGCAGGGGGCGCGCATGA
- a CDS encoding (Fe-S)-binding protein translates to MEAIVTPVIVLSVMGGVFAFLLGIVSKLTYIPVDEKQLAVREALPGANCGACGYPGCDGCAKAIAMGEAPVTACPVGGKSVAEAIAAIMGQVAQEGTRYVASVKCQGTHAYTKQIFDYAGVNDCRMMDKFYGGCKSCVYGCLGCGTCKKVCNYDAIRMEDGVAVINEEKCVSCMACINVCPKHIIELVPYQAPAQVKCKNPKFGKDVKSNCGIGCIGCGICARLAPNEFQLDGKLAHAVYSDTFDVEKAKQAAAKCPAKCIVIHESLQGAPEVQVQQPVEA, encoded by the coding sequence ATGGAAGCGATTGTAACACCGGTCATCGTCCTTTCCGTTATGGGTGGCGTCTTTGCTTTCCTGCTCGGCATTGTAAGCAAGCTGACCTATATTCCGGTTGATGAAAAACAGCTGGCCGTTCGTGAAGCACTTCCCGGCGCCAACTGCGGCGCCTGTGGGTATCCGGGCTGCGACGGCTGTGCGAAGGCGATTGCCATGGGCGAAGCACCGGTCACGGCGTGCCCGGTCGGCGGGAAGTCGGTTGCCGAAGCCATTGCCGCCATTATGGGACAAGTGGCGCAAGAAGGTACGCGCTATGTCGCCTCGGTCAAGTGTCAAGGGACGCATGCGTATACGAAACAAATTTTTGATTATGCCGGCGTTAATGACTGCCGCATGATGGATAAGTTTTATGGCGGTTGCAAATCATGCGTATATGGATGTCTCGGTTGCGGAACCTGCAAAAAAGTTTGCAACTACGATGCCATTCGCATGGAGGACGGCGTCGCTGTGATCAATGAAGAAAAATGTGTAAGCTGTATGGCATGTATCAATGTTTGCCCGAAACACATCATCGAGTTGGTACCCTATCAGGCACCGGCACAGGTGAAGTGCAAGAACCCGAAATTCGGTAAGGATGTGAAATCGAATTGCGGCATCGGCTGCATTGGCTGCGGAATCTGTGCGCGGTTGGCGCCGAATGAATTCCAATTGGACGGCAAACTGGCTCATGCCGTGTACAGTGATACCTTCGATGTGGAAAAAGCGAAACAGGCGGCGGCCAAGTGCCCCGCAAAGTGCATCGTGATTCACGAATCGTTGCAAGGTGCACCGGAAGTGCAGGTACAACAGCCCGTCGAGGCGTAG
- the mreC gene encoding rod shape-determining protein MreC, which yields MIPYRKKKNRMPFFITVGVLVLLIFFSDRNPNTAMVPSKVLNLLIAPVNRVFYGVSSGLQAAYEGIFGAKATKEKVAQLEQENQALQESLRTMEMVVQQSSFLQNEYDLLTADPDRYVAATITAKEEDPAFVRFTIDAGSNAGIRVGDTVVEGVRTEEEGTPISAGLVGRVTEVGLNYAKVSSILDISSNISFLGTKTGDYGILNQRDEENLYGYTMEESAGISVGDSIVTSGLGGVYPRGIYVGRVSDVRLSDDELTKRITVSSPIDFFRLYRVLVLRAEGTPQPSDTTVSSEAPAETEVSGE from the coding sequence ATGATTCCATATCGCAAAAAAAAGAACCGGATGCCGTTTTTCATTACGGTGGGCGTGCTGGTTCTTCTGATTTTTTTTTCCGACCGCAATCCTAATACGGCGATGGTGCCGTCGAAGGTGCTCAATCTTCTGATTGCGCCGGTGAATCGTGTTTTTTACGGAGTTTCGTCCGGGCTGCAGGCGGCGTATGAGGGCATTTTCGGTGCCAAAGCGACCAAGGAAAAGGTGGCGCAGTTGGAGCAGGAGAATCAGGCATTGCAGGAATCGCTGCGCACGATGGAGATGGTGGTTCAGCAGAGCTCTTTTTTGCAGAATGAGTACGATCTGTTGACGGCCGATCCGGATCGCTATGTTGCAGCGACGATTACAGCGAAAGAAGAGGATCCCGCTTTTGTTCGTTTCACGATTGATGCGGGATCCAACGCCGGTATCCGCGTCGGTGATACTGTGGTGGAAGGCGTGCGTACGGAAGAGGAGGGAACTCCGATATCCGCGGGATTGGTCGGTCGTGTGACGGAAGTCGGGTTAAATTATGCTAAGGTTTCGAGTATTCTGGACATTTCGTCCAATATTTCTTTTCTCGGTACGAAAACCGGCGACTATGGTATTTTGAATCAGCGCGATGAGGAAAATCTGTACGGGTATACGATGGAAGAATCCGCGGGCATAAGCGTGGGCGATTCCATTGTCACTTCCGGGTTGGGCGGGGTGTACCCGCGCGGCATCTATGTCGGCCGTGTGAGCGACGTGCGACTGTCTGACGATGAATTGACGAAGCGCATTACGGTATCCAGCCCCATTGATTTTTTCCGTTTGTATCGTGTGCTTGTGCTGCGCGCAGAAGGAACGCCGCAACCTTCTGACACAACAGTATCTTCCGAAGCGCCCGCAGAAACGGAGGTGTCGGGTGAATAA
- a CDS encoding penicillin-binding transpeptidase domain-containing protein, translated as MGRENGKRWGFLVVVMVLLMGVLVAKLYDLTITKGESYRKTADSKRIKEVSISAPRGNIYDRNGVLLAGTRSSFAVQGFQDDLSRMETGERNATLRRLIQYIEQDGAEYLTTFPIGMDIFVYATDDDAFSTQESARAYVERNLIANNLVAEWLEKGAKNADGSYRVSVAARALNALSLKGVEVPIAADPENDFALSFVPGATYDAWVQEGKIAEGSSPLQILSQLVAENPNLLSKVLNHPVARRGAYEVLTAHELQGAVTLAPYRYTFQQMQLENKASLHRRFPEVTQNSTAREDFVHIVKEAALQEFLSRVDVDAENHFVVPAKAALEALQAKGVETNLAYDIEKDAKALTLRYAEEEKTLEKPMDRLIRLGNDAGIFDAIIADKTYAPLAEQAMFSKGVYPRISISEWRYGYEIDQADFLKRNELEKVDAAGGFQKMCKVYEIDPTWDEREAFGIMSIAYRLAQQGSLAYVPVNLCYEISAKTVARIEESIPSSSGIVVSSEPIRYYPYGESACHILGYIGNIATNEEIEKYVTNGDYLPGERIGKTGVEESFEDSLHGVSGKRTVLIDAAGNRTATMQTVEPKAGNNLYLSIDINLQIQAEQALKKTLVGLQNGSGYASDWGDLGLRYSPYARSGATISTDPNTGELLCMASYPAYDPNLFVTGISDSDWTSLMPNEEENTNLPRPLLNIATQTAVQPGSSFKPLVGITAMEKGLDPYAPITCSGYMEIGDRRFECLIYTEARATHGTLTLPTAIGHSCNYYFYTLALGMDPRGGSDPTAHVTVEDIQNMAHRFGLDEPTGLEINIPQETIGNVPSAGGKLSLTKAMLQQYLEGNLSKYKKPEVFKNDEDLRADIATIVSWVDNAEAMTREVVFEKLDQMGYDAENPLPDAYVGLGDKVKYDYLTQAYWSSADALNMIIGQGQNAYTPAEINRYCGAIANGGKKMKLTLLREIRSHDDKSVLFTQAPVSEDVGLSSPETLEVVREGMRLSAQDYYAASVFGNLPIQVGSKTGTAERGGINPETGGAYEDYSWYMAFAPFDDPKIVSVGFVSQGGPSITAIPMVRDTICAYLNIPKP; from the coding sequence ATGGGTCGAGAAAACGGAAAACGCTGGGGCTTCCTCGTTGTAGTCATGGTTTTGCTGATGGGAGTCCTGGTTGCAAAACTGTATGACCTGACAATTACCAAGGGCGAATCCTACCGAAAGACGGCAGATTCCAAACGAATCAAAGAAGTGTCCATCAGTGCGCCGCGTGGAAACATTTATGATCGCAACGGCGTTCTGTTGGCGGGCACGCGCTCTTCCTTTGCCGTGCAGGGATTTCAGGACGACTTGTCACGCATGGAGACGGGCGAACGCAATGCGACGCTCCGCCGGCTCATTCAATACATCGAACAGGATGGCGCGGAGTATCTGACGACCTTTCCCATCGGAATGGACATTTTTGTCTATGCTACTGATGACGATGCATTTTCTACGCAGGAATCGGCGCGCGCGTATGTGGAGCGCAATCTGATTGCCAACAATCTCGTGGCCGAGTGGCTGGAAAAAGGGGCTAAGAATGCCGACGGGAGTTACCGCGTATCGGTGGCTGCCCGCGCACTGAACGCGTTGTCGCTCAAGGGGGTAGAAGTGCCCATTGCGGCAGATCCGGAAAATGATTTTGCCCTTTCGTTTGTTCCGGGTGCGACCTACGATGCCTGGGTGCAGGAGGGAAAAATTGCTGAAGGAAGCAGTCCGCTGCAGATTTTGAGTCAATTGGTGGCGGAAAACCCCAATTTGCTGAGCAAGGTGCTCAATCATCCGGTGGCACGGCGCGGCGCCTATGAAGTATTGACGGCGCATGAATTGCAAGGCGCGGTGACATTGGCTCCCTACCGCTATACCTTTCAACAAATGCAATTGGAGAACAAGGCGAGCCTGCATCGTCGCTTTCCGGAGGTGACACAAAACAGCACGGCACGGGAGGATTTTGTTCACATCGTCAAAGAAGCGGCCTTGCAGGAGTTTTTGTCGCGGGTGGATGTTGATGCGGAGAATCATTTTGTCGTTCCCGCCAAGGCGGCGCTGGAAGCGCTGCAAGCGAAGGGCGTCGAAACAAATCTTGCCTATGACATCGAAAAAGACGCGAAGGCATTGACACTGCGCTATGCCGAGGAAGAAAAAACACTCGAAAAGCCCATGGATCGGTTGATTCGGTTGGGCAATGATGCGGGTATTTTTGATGCGATCATCGCGGACAAAACCTATGCGCCGCTTGCAGAGCAGGCGATGTTTTCGAAGGGCGTATATCCGCGCATTTCCATATCCGAGTGGCGATATGGCTATGAAATTGATCAGGCGGATTTTCTGAAACGCAATGAACTCGAAAAAGTTGATGCCGCCGGCGGTTTTCAAAAGATGTGCAAGGTGTACGAAATTGACCCAACTTGGGACGAACGGGAAGCCTTCGGCATTATGAGCATTGCCTATCGCTTGGCGCAGCAGGGCAGTCTCGCGTATGTCCCGGTGAATCTGTGTTATGAAATTTCAGCGAAAACGGTAGCGCGTATCGAAGAAAGCATTCCGAGCAGCAGCGGTATTGTCGTTTCTTCGGAACCCATTCGCTACTATCCCTATGGGGAAAGTGCCTGCCATATTTTGGGTTACATCGGCAATATCGCAACGAATGAAGAAATTGAAAAATACGTGACAAATGGCGACTATCTGCCCGGGGAGCGCATTGGGAAAACCGGGGTGGAAGAAAGCTTTGAAGACTCGCTGCATGGCGTCAGCGGAAAGCGTACCGTGCTGATTGATGCGGCGGGCAACCGTACGGCGACGATGCAGACTGTGGAGCCGAAGGCGGGCAACAACCTGTATCTGTCCATTGACATCAATTTGCAGATACAGGCGGAACAGGCGTTGAAAAAAACCCTCGTCGGGCTGCAAAATGGAAGCGGGTATGCTTCCGACTGGGGCGATCTTGGACTCCGCTACTCTCCGTACGCGCGAAGCGGCGCGACGATTTCCACCGACCCGAATACCGGCGAACTGCTCTGCATGGCAAGCTATCCGGCGTATGATCCGAACCTTTTTGTCACGGGCATTTCAGACAGCGACTGGACGTCTTTGATGCCGAATGAAGAGGAGAATACGAACCTGCCGCGACCGCTGTTGAACATCGCCACACAGACGGCGGTACAGCCGGGTTCTTCTTTCAAGCCGTTGGTTGGGATTACGGCGATGGAAAAAGGCTTGGATCCCTATGCGCCGATTACCTGCTCCGGATATATGGAAATCGGAGACCGGCGTTTTGAATGCTTAATTTATACGGAAGCGCGTGCGACGCATGGTACGTTGACCTTGCCGACCGCAATCGGACATTCCTGCAACTACTATTTCTATACCTTGGCGTTGGGGATGGATCCGCGCGGCGGGAGCGACCCGACGGCACATGTCACCGTTGAGGACATTCAGAACATGGCGCATCGTTTCGGGTTGGATGAGCCGACCGGGCTGGAGATCAATATACCGCAGGAAACGATCGGCAATGTGCCGAGTGCCGGCGGCAAGCTGAGCCTGACAAAAGCGATGTTACAGCAATATCTCGAGGGCAACCTCTCCAAGTATAAAAAGCCGGAGGTATTCAAAAATGACGAGGACCTGCGTGCGGATATTGCAACCATTGTCTCCTGGGTCGATAATGCGGAGGCGATGACGAGAGAAGTGGTTTTTGAAAAGCTGGATCAAATGGGCTATGATGCGGAAAATCCCTTGCCGGATGCGTATGTCGGTCTGGGGGATAAGGTAAAATACGATTATCTTACACAGGCTTACTGGAGCAGTGCCGATGCCTTGAATATGATTATCGGGCAAGGACAAAATGCCTATACGCCGGCGGAAATCAACCGCTACTGCGGGGCAATTGCCAATGGCGGGAAAAAGATGAAATTGACACTGCTGCGGGAAATTCGCAGCCACGACGACAAGAGCGTGCTCTTTACGCAAGCGCCGGTCAGTGAAGACGTCGGATTGTCTTCGCCGGAGACTCTGGAAGTCGTGCGCGAGGGGATGCGGCTTTCGGCACAGGATTATTATGCGGCCTCCGTTTTCGGAAATTTGCCCATTCAGGTCGGCTCCAAAACGGGGACGGCGGAACGCGGCGGAATCAATCCGGAGACGGGCGGCGCCTATGAAGATTACTCATGGTACATGGCTTTTGCGCCCTTTGATGATCCGAAGATCGTAAGTGTCGGTTTCGTTTCGCAGGGCGGTCCGAGTATCACGGCAATTCCCATGGTGCGCGATACGATATGCGCATACTTGAATATTCCCAAGCCGTAA
- a CDS encoding Gx transporter family protein → MKVRKLVFLALLVALALAVSLIEGMIPVPIGVPGAKLGLSNIVLLVTLVLFGFREAFVVAVLKSVLLMLATGSVTSFFYSLSGAICASVAMGITQRCFTPPFSLVGVSEWGALFHNVGQLLVACVVLGSANIFLYLPVLTLLGVVTGFFVGLSAGLVSEHLNRVIQF, encoded by the coding sequence GTGAAAGTACGGAAACTGGTATTTTTGGCCCTTTTAGTTGCACTGGCGCTAGCAGTATCCCTGATTGAGGGCATGATCCCGGTGCCGATCGGCGTGCCGGGCGCCAAGTTGGGCTTATCGAATATCGTCTTATTGGTTACGTTGGTGCTTTTTGGGTTTCGGGAGGCGTTTGTTGTTGCCGTGCTGAAGTCGGTGCTTTTAATGCTGGCGACCGGCTCGGTGACCAGCTTTTTCTATAGCCTTTCTGGTGCTATTTGCGCCAGTGTCGCCATGGGAATCACGCAGCGCTGTTTTACGCCGCCGTTCAGTTTGGTCGGCGTCAGCGAATGGGGCGCGCTTTTTCACAATGTGGGGCAGCTGCTTGTTGCCTGCGTTGTATTGGGCAGTGCGAACATTTTTCTCTATCTGCCCGTGCTAACCCTCTTGGGCGTAGTAACGGGTTTCTTCGTCGGACTGAGTGCGGGCCTGGTGTCCGAACATTTGAATCGGGTAATCCAATTTTGA
- a CDS encoding NusG domain II-containing protein: MVQTTRADRWLIGLLIAGSLIGFGLIFWLGTNHCDRYVSIQVDGVEKRKIPLDGSTDGKEYKITSKFGTNTVVIEKEGVYIREADCPDKLCVHQGKISNPGIPLVCLPHRLLVTIEDANAEKPDSVVR, from the coding sequence ATGGTTCAGACGACAAGGGCAGACCGGTGGCTGATCGGTCTTTTGATCGCAGGCAGTTTGATTGGATTCGGCTTGATTTTCTGGTTGGGTACAAATCACTGCGATCGTTACGTCAGCATTCAAGTGGACGGCGTGGAGAAGAGAAAAATTCCGTTGGACGGTTCAACGGATGGAAAAGAGTATAAGATCACTTCAAAATTCGGTACGAATACGGTCGTGATCGAGAAAGAAGGCGTGTACATTCGTGAGGCGGATTGCCCGGATAAGCTATGCGTTCACCAAGGGAAGATTTCCAATCCCGGGATTCCGTTGGTCTGTCTGCCACATCGTTTGTTGGTGACGATTGAGGATGCCAATGCGGAGAAGCCGGACAGCGTGGTGCGATAG
- the rsxE gene encoding electron transport complex subunit RsxE produces the protein MNLKKQFAGGLFSNNPVLVQLIGICSVLAVSTSVINAVGMGMSVIAVLTCSNVVISLLRKFIPDEVRIPAFIVVIASFVTILQMVLAAYVPALNKSLGIFLPLIVVNCIILGRAEAFASKNSVAASFIDGIANGLGYTLAISCVAVVRELFGAGSLFGVQILPEGATIPFLTQAPSAFIVLGCTIAASVALRNRNEAKRKGKEQLDAGN, from the coding sequence ATGAATCTGAAAAAGCAATTTGCAGGCGGGCTGTTTTCCAACAACCCGGTTCTGGTGCAATTGATCGGAATCTGCTCCGTCCTTGCCGTTTCGACATCTGTCATCAACGCAGTGGGCATGGGCATGTCGGTCATTGCGGTCTTAACCTGTTCCAACGTGGTCATTTCGCTGCTGCGAAAATTTATTCCGGATGAAGTGCGTATTCCGGCGTTCATCGTCGTTATTGCGAGCTTCGTAACGATTTTGCAGATGGTATTGGCGGCCTACGTGCCGGCGTTGAACAAGAGCTTGGGCATCTTCTTGCCGTTGATCGTCGTCAACTGCATCATTCTGGGACGTGCCGAGGCGTTTGCCTCGAAAAACAGCGTCGCCGCTTCATTTATTGACGGCATTGCGAACGGTCTCGGCTATACACTGGCAATTTCGTGTGTCGCAGTGGTACGCGAGCTATTCGGAGCCGGCTCCCTGTTCGGCGTGCAAATTCTGCCGGAGGGCGCCACCATTCCGTTTTTGACGCAGGCACCGTCGGCATTTATCGTGCTGGGCTGCACGATTGCCGCGTCGGTTGCGCTGCGCAATCGCAATGAAGCAAAACGCAAGGGAAAGGAGCAACTCGATGCAGGAAACTAA
- a CDS encoding ribonuclease E/G — MKRVLLDENHREACLFEDGVWMRRFLFPETAMLGGVYRLRILQYVPALSAYLLQGMPVRSLAPDTSGVSAGNHEEILLRTKDAASKHKPGDVVLVEVFRDGYDGKRPLATEYLSLDAKTAEALRAQLIFDPVPKKLKTAWDPFLRWLEKNEVDPKKSDAVRKTCLEEDPVAAPQRRYWLGRVIENEMAEIIIDSTEAAHIIDVNQTAASFSLSPEKKAQMVNRASIPLIVRALLLQKRQGIVLIDALRMSSADRSQYLNVLRQQVRAERLRAKVLGFTRAGLVEVLVRR, encoded by the coding sequence ATGAAGCGCGTTTTATTGGATGAAAATCATAGAGAAGCTTGTTTGTTTGAAGACGGCGTTTGGATGCGCCGTTTTCTCTTTCCGGAAACGGCGATGCTCGGGGGCGTTTATCGGCTGCGCATTTTACAGTATGTGCCGGCTCTGTCCGCCTATCTTTTGCAGGGAATGCCGGTCCGATCGCTTGCTCCTGACACGTCCGGTGTGTCGGCGGGGAACCATGAAGAAATCCTGTTGCGCACGAAGGATGCGGCGAGCAAACATAAACCGGGGGATGTTGTCTTAGTAGAAGTCTTCCGAGACGGTTACGATGGAAAACGCCCGTTAGCTACGGAGTACTTGTCGCTGGATGCGAAAACTGCCGAAGCATTGCGTGCACAGCTGATCTTCGATCCGGTTCCTAAAAAGCTGAAAACCGCTTGGGATCCTTTTTTGCGTTGGTTGGAGAAAAATGAAGTGGATCCGAAGAAGTCGGATGCCGTTCGGAAAACCTGTTTAGAGGAAGATCCGGTAGCTGCACCGCAACGCCGTTACTGGCTCGGGCGTGTCATTGAGAACGAGATGGCAGAGATCATCATTGACTCGACCGAAGCTGCGCATATTATTGATGTCAATCAGACGGCGGCGTCCTTTTCCTTATCACCAGAGAAGAAAGCGCAGATGGTCAACCGGGCGAGTATTCCGCTTATCGTGCGAGCGCTTTTGCTTCAAAAACGGCAAGGGATCGTCCTTATCGACGCGCTGCGGATGTCGTCTGCCGATCGCTCGCAATACCTGAACGTCTTGCGTCAACAAGTCCGTGCGGAACGCCTGCGCGCGAAGGTGCTCGGCTTTACACGAGCCGGATTGGTAGAGGTTTTGGTGCGGCGGTAG
- the rsxA gene encoding electron transport complex subunit RsxA, translating into MQETNLFSLIFGAIFINNYVLAQFLGICPSIGVSNKIETSIGMGAAVTFVVTFASAITLLVDTYILKAFDLEYMQTIAFILVIAALVQLVEMFLKKSAPALYSALGIYLPLITTNCVVLGVAILNVQKGYNMIETILNGFAASIGFTMALTLLAAIRERYEIADVPKSFEKVPLAMVTLGLMSIAFMGFKGMF; encoded by the coding sequence ATGCAGGAAACTAATCTGTTTTCCCTCATCTTCGGCGCCATCTTTATCAACAACTACGTGTTGGCGCAATTTCTGGGCATCTGCCCGTCGATCGGCGTATCGAATAAAATCGAAACTTCCATCGGCATGGGCGCAGCGGTTACCTTTGTTGTCACCTTTGCTTCGGCGATCACGCTTTTGGTCGACACTTACATTTTGAAGGCATTCGATCTGGAGTACATGCAGACGATCGCCTTCATCCTAGTCATTGCCGCATTGGTGCAGTTGGTGGAAATGTTCCTGAAGAAGTCGGCGCCGGCGTTGTATAGCGCATTGGGCATTTACCTGCCGTTGATTACGACGAACTGCGTGGTGCTCGGCGTCGCCATTTTGAACGTTCAAAAAGGCTACAACATGATCGAAACCATCCTCAACGGATTTGCGGCTTCGATCGGGTTTACCATGGCACTGACGCTCTTAGCGGCAATTCGCGAGCGTTACGAGATTGCCGATGTGCCGAAGTCATTTGAAAAGGTGCCGCTCGCCATGGTGACACTGGGCCTGATGTCCATTGCATTTATGGGCTTCAAGGGCATGTTTTAG